The following proteins are encoded in a genomic region of Micrococcaceae bacterium Sec5.8:
- a CDS encoding cupredoxin domain-containing protein, with amino-acid sequence MRTINRILTAAAAVSLAAITGCAAQSGNSSATPAATSAAPSVGPAQAAEGVITIQNFKYEVPASVKPGSMVTVTNADSAPHTLTAKDKGGFDVEVPGGGTVVFKAPDAPGEYGIICSFHPQMTGTLVVK; translated from the coding sequence ATGAGAACTATCAATCGCATCTTGACCGCAGCTGCCGCCGTGTCCTTGGCGGCCATTACGGGGTGCGCGGCTCAAAGCGGAAACTCTTCCGCAACCCCGGCGGCCACCTCCGCCGCCCCGTCCGTTGGGCCGGCGCAGGCCGCCGAAGGGGTCATCACCATTCAGAATTTCAAGTATGAGGTTCCGGCGTCGGTGAAGCCGGGGTCGATGGTGACGGTGACGAACGCGGACAGCGCCCCGCACACGCTTACTGCCAAGGACAAGGGCGGTTTCGACGTTGAAGTTCCGGGCGGTGGCACGGTGGTGTTTAAGGCTCCGGACGCCCCGGGCGAGTACGGTATTATTTGCAGCTTCCATCCGCAGATGACCGGCACGCTGGTGGTGAAATGA
- a CDS encoding M12 family metallopeptidase: protein MSVSMKAVLEVLEPDEPNYDRAAALGPEALPHLQALVEGENSLLAAKAAFAAGLLEGGQGQDVVSAAARSETAAIRIAAAAAAKNLPAESASTVLTDLIDDDDFGVRKVALASVPSDASPQLAAKVAGRPGQAAGASGTGVQEEGTGQNPPNPPPGTGSPMPGEGQSRMPGEKPASGLMPGEKPRSSDGDQQRNVPNPGRASEKAEPSISETSPFKEYVRTARPHCDLKPQSRPVLRPDLSPRRERLIRALRLKWVNGTVLHYWFLDGPGPQQDAVRKAFKGWKDLGIGLEFAEVADRSEAEVRIAFDQTDGSWSYVGRDILSIGGTDPTMNFGWDLTDDYGRTTALHEIGHTLGMPHEHQNPFAGLVWDEPKVYDYFGGAPNHWPPDQTLNNVLRKIDASEVEGSSWDPDSVMEYWFPAGLIKEPARFQGGLNPPGGLSDADKEWVLKFFPTLAPLVRALKPFQSVPLSSTPGGQADFSLQPEASRDYEIATFGTADTVLVLFEEVDGQLRFVAGDDDSGEARNSRVSAKLFQGRHYVARVRLYWAGESGQTAIMCW from the coding sequence ATGAGCGTATCGATGAAGGCCGTACTTGAGGTCCTTGAACCCGACGAACCCAACTATGACCGAGCCGCAGCGCTGGGGCCCGAGGCGCTCCCGCACCTGCAGGCGCTCGTTGAAGGAGAGAATTCTTTGCTGGCTGCCAAGGCCGCCTTCGCCGCCGGTCTTCTTGAGGGCGGGCAGGGCCAGGATGTTGTGTCGGCCGCTGCTCGCAGCGAGACTGCGGCCATACGCATAGCAGCCGCTGCGGCGGCCAAAAACCTTCCGGCCGAGTCAGCATCCACCGTTCTTACCGATCTCATTGACGACGACGACTTCGGCGTCCGCAAGGTAGCCCTGGCCTCAGTTCCGTCCGACGCATCACCGCAGCTCGCCGCCAAGGTCGCGGGACGGCCAGGCCAGGCGGCTGGTGCAAGCGGCACGGGAGTTCAGGAGGAGGGAACAGGGCAAAACCCGCCCAATCCCCCGCCGGGTACCGGCAGCCCGATGCCAGGGGAAGGACAGAGCCGGATGCCGGGCGAGAAGCCGGCATCCGGGCTGATGCCCGGGGAAAAACCCCGTTCGTCCGATGGCGACCAACAGCGCAACGTGCCCAACCCGGGGAGAGCCTCTGAGAAGGCTGAACCATCCATTTCTGAAACCAGCCCTTTCAAGGAGTACGTAAGGACCGCCCGTCCACACTGCGACCTGAAACCGCAATCCCGCCCGGTGCTGAGGCCAGACCTATCCCCCCGCAGGGAACGTCTTATACGGGCGTTGCGGCTCAAATGGGTCAACGGCACCGTGTTGCACTACTGGTTTCTTGACGGGCCGGGGCCACAGCAGGACGCCGTGCGCAAGGCCTTCAAAGGATGGAAAGACCTGGGCATAGGCTTGGAATTTGCGGAGGTGGCGGATCGGAGCGAAGCCGAGGTGCGAATCGCTTTTGACCAGACGGACGGCTCTTGGTCATATGTGGGACGGGACATACTCAGTATCGGCGGCACCGACCCCACCATGAACTTCGGCTGGGACCTCACCGACGACTACGGCCGGACCACCGCGCTTCACGAAATCGGGCACACCCTGGGCATGCCGCATGAGCACCAGAATCCGTTCGCCGGACTCGTCTGGGATGAGCCCAAGGTATATGACTATTTCGGCGGCGCACCAAACCACTGGCCGCCGGATCAGACACTGAACAATGTGCTGCGGAAGATCGATGCCAGCGAAGTCGAAGGGTCCAGCTGGGACCCGGACTCCGTCATGGAGTACTGGTTCCCGGCCGGGTTGATCAAGGAACCCGCTCGTTTCCAAGGTGGCCTGAATCCACCGGGCGGACTCTCGGATGCGGACAAGGAGTGGGTGCTGAAATTTTTTCCGACACTGGCGCCGCTGGTTCGGGCCCTGAAGCCATTCCAGTCCGTTCCCCTTTCCTCGACCCCGGGAGGCCAGGCCGACTTCTCCCTCCAACCCGAAGCCTCCCGCGATTACGAGATCGCCACTTTCGGAACAGCTGACACCGTTCTGGTGCTGTTCGAGGAAGTCGACGGTCAACTGCGCTTTGTCGCCGGCGACGATGACAGCGGCGAGGCCCGCAACTCCCGCGTCTCAGCCAAGCTCTTTCAAGGCCGACACTACGTGGCACGAGTGAGACTCTACTGGGCGGGCGAATCCGGGCAGACAGCCATCATGTGCTGGTAG
- a CDS encoding endonuclease/exonuclease/phosphatase family protein, producing MTAAPDIVSQDLSRLSPALDAVIAPRTTSNLLVATWNVRAFGDLTQKWLAMAKDSPKRDWHAVACIAEIVSRFDVVALQEIRRSTEALQFLLERLGPEWRVIISDVTEGAAGNGERLAFLYRADRVQPSGLVGEIVLPPFGDDPQRQFARTPYVASFSRAGIEFTLASVHVLWGKNPAERLPEVTAFAQWMRAWADRRNDWNKNLMVLGDFNLDRIGDPLFEAFVNTGLWPPTELNHVPRTIFDDDNTRHFYDQIAWFSQPDGSSLLQDMTYSQKAGSFDFIPYIMTGLTRNEVSWRISDHFPLWCEFRLSPKAAPSV from the coding sequence ATGACAGCTGCTCCCGACATAGTCAGCCAGGACCTTAGCAGGCTCAGCCCGGCTCTCGATGCCGTCATCGCGCCCAGAACAACATCGAATCTGCTGGTTGCCACATGGAATGTGAGGGCGTTTGGGGACCTCACTCAGAAGTGGCTGGCGATGGCAAAGGACTCACCCAAACGTGACTGGCATGCCGTGGCGTGCATCGCCGAGATCGTCTCTCGTTTTGACGTGGTCGCGCTGCAGGAGATCCGGCGGAGCACCGAGGCCCTTCAATTCCTGCTAGAGCGTCTCGGCCCCGAGTGGCGGGTCATCATCTCGGACGTGACCGAGGGCGCGGCAGGAAACGGTGAGCGCCTCGCGTTCCTGTACCGCGCCGACAGGGTCCAGCCCTCCGGGCTGGTCGGAGAAATCGTGCTCCCTCCCTTCGGTGACGACCCCCAGCGCCAGTTTGCCCGCACACCCTACGTTGCAAGTTTCAGCAGGGCCGGAATCGAGTTCACCTTGGCCTCCGTGCACGTGCTGTGGGGCAAAAACCCGGCCGAACGGCTCCCGGAAGTAACCGCCTTCGCCCAGTGGATGCGTGCATGGGCCGACCGTCGCAACGACTGGAACAAAAACCTCATGGTCCTCGGGGATTTCAACCTGGACCGCATCGGTGACCCCCTCTTTGAGGCCTTCGTCAACACGGGGCTGTGGCCCCCGACAGAACTAAACCACGTCCCGCGGACCATCTTCGACGATGACAACACCCGGCACTTCTACGACCAGATCGCTTGGTTCTCCCAGCCAGACGGTTCATCGCTCCTGCAGGACATGACCTACTCTCAAAAAGCGGGCTCATTCGATTTTATCCCTTACATAATGACCGGACTGACCCGAAACGAGGTCTCCTGGCGGATCTCGGACCACTTCCCCCTATGGTGCGAATTTCGCCTGTCCCCAAAAGCTGCGCCATCGGTATGA
- a CDS encoding non-ribosomal peptide synthetase, which produces MTIKPVLAGVSFAARLAAFGDRTAVHVQGESVSYGELADRVDAAARSLGTVRRLVALQADNSLPSLVVYLAALSSGHPLLILPTGGGQASESLVSAYDPDVLVRVQGGEAMFEVRREGSRHALHPELALLVSTSGSTGSPKLVRLSAEAVQANAAAIAEYLQLRPDDRAATTLPLSYCYGMSVVNSHFYAGASVVLTDLSVVDPCFWELFRREQVTSFAAVPYTFDLLERVGFADKDLPSLRYITQAGGRLDPDRVRGYAQLGRRRGWDLFVMYGQTEATARMAYLPPDVAAEHPHAVGIPIPGGRFRLAPVPGLDDRELVYSGPNVMLGYAEKPEDLVLGRTVAELHTGDLARRTAEGLYEIVGRRSRFVKIAGLRVDLGQIERILKDLGLSAAVAGTDGQVIAAVESGHDLSLIAKSVAQDVGLPRAAIYLHSVAAIPRLSSGKPDYPAILALYAEGEEERAKGRDDDPEGASQNARGIFAEVLERDDIRETDTFVSLGGDSLSYVAASVRLERALGGVPLDWHLTPVGEFERAGVIDADTDAAGRVGAVFQKWGRRLFAPMDTGIVLRALGIIFIISTHIRWFSWEGMAHVLVAVAGFNFARFQLSGPPRVRLRRQLRTVARIVVPSVAVIGFAFAVTDTYSWANVFLLNSLLGPEGWTDFSRFWFVEALVHILLGVTVLLAIPAVGRAERRWPWAVPLALLGADLLLRFRVVDLPYPGQGPVLWLFALGWAAAASRTLPKRTLVTVLAVLTIPGVFDDELRNATVLAGFLILLWLQTMPVPRVLHSITGLLASASLYTYVTHWLVFPLFDQASKGLAVVASLAVGIAYWAVATRVMGASERWLRKRLATRRHRRQAAPGAALEDRDRSPAASMRE; this is translated from the coding sequence GTGACCATTAAGCCAGTTTTGGCGGGTGTCTCGTTTGCCGCTCGCCTGGCTGCATTCGGAGACCGGACCGCTGTACACGTCCAGGGCGAATCTGTGAGTTACGGCGAACTCGCCGACCGGGTGGACGCTGCCGCCCGGTCCTTGGGGACGGTACGCCGCCTGGTGGCCCTCCAGGCAGACAATTCCCTGCCCTCACTTGTGGTGTATCTGGCGGCCCTGTCATCCGGACATCCGCTGCTTATTCTGCCGACCGGTGGCGGCCAGGCTTCTGAATCGCTTGTTTCTGCGTACGACCCGGACGTTCTGGTACGCGTTCAGGGTGGCGAAGCCATGTTTGAGGTGCGGCGAGAAGGGTCCCGCCACGCCTTGCACCCGGAACTGGCGCTCCTGGTGAGTACCTCCGGTTCTACGGGCTCGCCGAAGCTTGTCCGTCTCTCCGCCGAGGCTGTCCAGGCCAACGCGGCCGCGATAGCCGAGTACCTGCAGTTGCGCCCCGATGACCGGGCCGCCACCACTCTTCCCTTGTCCTACTGCTACGGCATGTCGGTCGTGAACAGTCACTTTTACGCTGGGGCCTCCGTGGTGCTCACCGACCTTTCGGTAGTTGACCCGTGCTTCTGGGAGCTGTTCCGCAGAGAGCAGGTGACTTCCTTCGCCGCAGTGCCCTACACATTCGATCTGTTGGAGCGGGTGGGCTTCGCGGACAAGGACCTGCCAAGCCTGCGCTACATCACCCAAGCGGGTGGCCGCCTGGACCCGGACCGGGTACGTGGCTACGCGCAGTTGGGCCGGCGCCGGGGCTGGGACCTGTTCGTCATGTACGGGCAGACGGAAGCCACGGCCCGGATGGCTTATCTGCCTCCTGACGTCGCGGCAGAACACCCACACGCTGTTGGCATCCCGATTCCGGGCGGCCGGTTCCGCCTGGCCCCGGTCCCTGGGCTGGATGATCGCGAACTTGTCTATTCCGGACCCAATGTCATGCTCGGCTATGCAGAAAAGCCCGAGGATTTGGTGCTGGGACGCACGGTCGCCGAACTTCACACAGGCGACTTGGCCCGCCGGACCGCCGAGGGTCTCTATGAGATTGTTGGCCGCCGCAGCCGATTCGTGAAGATCGCCGGTCTTCGGGTGGACCTTGGCCAGATCGAGCGGATCCTCAAAGACTTGGGTCTTTCCGCGGCGGTCGCGGGCACAGACGGCCAGGTGATCGCCGCCGTCGAGTCCGGGCATGACCTTTCCCTGATTGCCAAATCGGTCGCTCAGGACGTGGGTTTGCCGCGCGCGGCCATTTATCTTCACTCCGTGGCGGCTATCCCGCGATTGAGCAGCGGGAAGCCGGACTATCCCGCGATCCTGGCCCTGTACGCGGAAGGTGAAGAAGAAAGGGCAAAGGGCCGGGACGACGACCCGGAGGGGGCCTCCCAAAATGCGCGGGGCATTTTCGCGGAGGTCCTCGAACGGGACGACATCCGTGAGACGGACACGTTCGTTTCGCTGGGTGGCGATTCGCTGTCCTATGTTGCCGCATCAGTCCGGCTCGAGCGTGCGCTTGGAGGCGTTCCCCTTGATTGGCATCTGACGCCGGTGGGTGAGTTTGAACGGGCCGGCGTCATCGATGCAGATACCGACGCTGCAGGTCGCGTAGGGGCGGTCTTCCAGAAGTGGGGGAGGCGCCTGTTCGCACCCATGGACACAGGAATCGTGCTGCGCGCCCTGGGTATCATCTTCATCATCTCTACCCATATCCGGTGGTTCTCATGGGAAGGAATGGCGCACGTGCTGGTGGCCGTCGCTGGATTCAACTTTGCCCGGTTCCAGCTAAGTGGCCCGCCCCGTGTGCGGTTACGGCGGCAGTTGCGGACAGTCGCCCGGATCGTGGTGCCAAGCGTCGCGGTGATTGGCTTCGCGTTTGCGGTGACTGACACGTACAGCTGGGCAAATGTGTTCCTCCTCAACTCCCTTCTCGGCCCGGAAGGATGGACGGACTTCTCCCGTTTTTGGTTCGTGGAGGCGCTGGTGCACATCCTGCTCGGCGTGACTGTTCTCTTGGCGATACCCGCAGTCGGGCGCGCGGAACGCCGGTGGCCATGGGCCGTCCCGCTGGCTCTTCTCGGCGCGGACCTCCTGCTGCGTTTTCGCGTCGTCGACCTCCCGTACCCGGGCCAGGGTCCGGTGCTGTGGCTGTTTGCGCTTGGTTGGGCAGCAGCCGCGTCCCGAACACTGCCGAAGCGGACCCTCGTGACCGTCCTCGCCGTGCTGACCATCCCCGGGGTGTTCGACGACGAACTCCGAAACGCCACGGTCCTCGCCGGATTCCTCATCCTTCTCTGGCTCCAGACAATGCCAGTGCCCCGCGTGCTCCACTCGATCACAGGCCTCCTGGCCAGCGCCTCGCTCTACACCTACGTGACGCACTGGCTCGTTTTTCCACTTTTTGATCAAGCCAGCAAGGGCCTGGCGGTCGTAGCCTCCCTGGCGGTCGGCATCGCCTACTGGGCAGTGGCTACCCGGGTCATGGGCGCCTCCGAGCGCTGGCTTCGGAAACGGCTGGCCACCCGCCGTCACCGAAGGCAAGCAGCCCCCGGAGCCGCCCTTGAAGACCGGGACCGATCACCAGCGGCATCGATGCGTGAATAG
- a CDS encoding BTAD domain-containing putative transcriptional regulator: MGNDGYGDLQVDLLGSWQLRRDRDLVHVAARQQRLIAVLAIRGPSLRSYLVGLLWPEYPETRALESLRVSVHLVSRQVPGLLVKDGNVLSLSKEVHVDLHRVRAQIRDLDRIRPNGKFAPWLYDLRGAELLPGWYEDWVLFEQIRLRQDRLHAFTLISRESLNRCDYEAAVEAAVAAVEIEPLYETAVGLYIQAEMHQGNTASALLAFERYQRQLRQDMGIEPSETLRRLVADVHGGRTHTANERLVLAGPAWLGRQPLPHNP; encoded by the coding sequence ATGGGCAACGACGGCTATGGAGATCTTCAGGTAGATTTGCTTGGGTCATGGCAACTTCGGCGTGACAGGGACCTTGTGCACGTTGCTGCACGCCAGCAGCGGCTCATCGCGGTATTGGCGATCCGGGGGCCGAGCCTCCGAAGTTATCTCGTGGGTTTGTTGTGGCCCGAGTATCCCGAAACCAGAGCATTGGAAAGCCTGCGCGTGAGCGTGCATCTGGTCTCGAGGCAGGTACCTGGTTTGTTGGTCAAGGACGGGAACGTGCTGTCACTCAGCAAGGAGGTCCACGTTGACCTGCACCGAGTCCGGGCGCAAATCCGGGACCTTGACAGGATTCGTCCCAACGGGAAATTCGCCCCGTGGCTGTATGACTTACGCGGTGCGGAACTGCTTCCGGGCTGGTATGAGGACTGGGTTCTGTTTGAACAGATCCGGTTGCGCCAGGATAGGCTCCACGCTTTCACCTTGATCTCCCGCGAGTCGCTCAATCGCTGTGATTATGAGGCCGCCGTGGAAGCGGCAGTAGCAGCAGTGGAAATCGAGCCCCTCTACGAAACTGCGGTCGGACTCTACATTCAGGCCGAAATGCACCAAGGGAACACCGCATCCGCCCTTCTGGCTTTCGAAAGGTATCAGAGACAACTTAGGCAGGACATGGGCATTGAGCCTTCGGAAACGCTCCGGCGGCTCGTCGCTGATGTTCATGGCGGCAGGACCCATACCGCCAATGAGCGCCTAGTTCTTGCCGGGCCCGCTTGGCTGGGCCGCCAGCCACTCCCGCACAACCCGTAG